From one Streptomyces mobaraensis genomic stretch:
- the mycP gene encoding type VII secretion-associated serine protease mycosin: MAGGRRAVSGARAGRKLRRTAARPGPVPAAPSFRAVPRGTETGPRPRGVAGDGIRRAPAVVAVVLATVLSAVLAGAAPARADAIRVQEWALDALHLQEAWRTTRGAGVTVAVLDTGVDAGHPDLRGRVLPGKDLVGFGARQGDRTWARHGTAMAGIVAGRGHGDGDGDGVLGVAPEARILPVRVILEEGDPARAQARGARGGALADGVRWAADHGADVINLSLGDDSATAHPDAGEDAAVRYALAKGAVVVASAGNGGRDGDHASYPAAYPGVIAVTAVDRNGGRAAFSTRRWYATLSAPGVGVVIADPDRRYYEGWGTSAAAAFVSGAAALLRSAHPGLSPAEVRRLLVSSARDVPPGGRSDELGAGVVDPAAALALAARPLPGPPGPVGVAPRYFGAGPGARRAGGARFRAGGFRSGRRGGGVGSAGGRGGALVAPGARGVPLTLPQRGHPHFTVSWGCAPDPACRGFAARPQTPDGLI; the protein is encoded by the coding sequence ATGGCCGGCGGGAGGCGCGCGGTGAGCGGGGCGCGGGCGGGCCGGAAGCTCCGCCGCACGGCCGCGCGGCCGGGACCGGTTCCCGCCGCGCCGTCCTTCCGCGCGGTCCCGCGCGGGACAGAGACGGGCCCGCGCCCCCGCGGCGTCGCGGGGGACGGCATCCGCCGCGCGCCGGCCGTCGTCGCCGTCGTCCTGGCCACCGTCCTCTCGGCCGTGCTCGCCGGTGCCGCCCCCGCGCGGGCCGACGCCATCCGGGTGCAGGAGTGGGCGCTCGACGCGCTGCACCTCCAGGAGGCGTGGCGGACCACGCGCGGGGCCGGCGTGACCGTCGCCGTCCTCGACACCGGCGTCGACGCCGGCCACCCCGACCTGCGCGGCCGGGTGCTGCCCGGCAAGGACCTCGTCGGCTTCGGCGCCCGGCAGGGGGACCGGACCTGGGCGCGGCACGGCACCGCCATGGCCGGCATCGTCGCCGGCCGCGGACACGGCGACGGCGACGGGGACGGGGTGCTGGGCGTCGCCCCCGAGGCCCGGATCCTGCCCGTGCGCGTGATCCTCGAAGAGGGCGACCCGGCCCGCGCCCAAGCGCGCGGCGCGCGCGGCGGCGCCCTCGCCGACGGCGTCCGCTGGGCCGCCGACCACGGCGCCGACGTCATCAACCTCTCCCTCGGCGACGACAGCGCCACCGCCCACCCCGACGCCGGCGAGGACGCCGCCGTCCGCTACGCCCTCGCCAAGGGCGCCGTCGTCGTCGCCTCCGCCGGAAACGGCGGCCGGGACGGCGACCACGCCTCCTACCCGGCCGCGTACCCGGGCGTCATCGCCGTGACCGCCGTCGACCGGAACGGCGGCCGGGCCGCCTTCTCCACTCGGCGGTGGTACGCGACGCTCAGTGCGCCCGGTGTCGGGGTCGTCATCGCCGATCCCGACCGGCGGTACTACGAGGGGTGGGGGACGAGCGCCGCGGCCGCTTTCGTCTCCGGGGCCGCGGCGCTTCTGCGCTCCGCTCATCCTGGGCTGTCGCCGGCTGAGGTGCGGCGGCTTCTGGTGTCGTCCGCGCGGGACGTGCCGCCGGGTGGGCGCAGTGACGAGCTCGGGGCCGGGGTGGTGGATCCGGCGGCGGCCCTTGCCCTCGCGGCTCGGCCTTTGCCGGGGCCTCCGGGGCCGGTCGGGGTGGCCCCGCGGTATTTCGGAGCGGGGCCGGGGGCTCGGCGGGCGGGGGGCGCCCGATTCCGGGCCGGGGGCTTCCGTTCTGGGCGTCGGGGCGGTGGGGTCGGTTCTGCTGGCGGTCGCGGGGGTGCTTTGGTGGCGCCGGGGGCGCGTGGGGTGCCCCTGACCCTCCCCCAGAGGGGGCACCCCCATTTCACCGTTTCCTGGGGCTGCGCCCCAGACCCCGCTTGTCGCGGCTTCGCCGCTCGTCCTCAAACGCCGGACGGGCTGATATAG
- a CDS encoding 3-oxoacyl-ACP reductase, translating to MTETPTCRRLPGRTAVITGAAGGIGLATARRLASEGAHIVCADIDEKAGQAAADEVGGLFVRTDVTDPAQVEALFKAAHDTYGSVDIAFNNAGISPPDDDSILTTGLDAWKRVQEVNLTSVYLCCKAALPYMRAQGKGSIINTASFVAVLGSATSQISYTASKGGVLAMSRELGVQFARDGIRVNALCPGPVNTPLLKELFAKDPERAARRLVHVPVGRFAEAEEIAAAVAFLASDDASFVNAAEFLVDGGISGAYVTPL from the coding sequence GTGACCGAAACCCCCACCTGCCGCCGCCTCCCCGGCCGCACAGCGGTCATCACCGGCGCAGCCGGCGGCATCGGCCTCGCCACCGCCCGCCGCCTCGCGTCCGAAGGCGCGCACATCGTCTGCGCCGACATCGACGAGAAGGCGGGCCAGGCGGCGGCCGACGAAGTCGGCGGCCTCTTCGTCCGCACGGACGTCACCGACCCCGCCCAGGTGGAAGCCCTCTTCAAGGCCGCCCACGACACCTACGGCTCGGTCGACATCGCGTTCAACAACGCCGGCATCTCCCCGCCCGACGACGACTCGATCCTGACCACCGGCCTCGACGCCTGGAAGCGCGTCCAGGAGGTGAACCTCACCTCCGTCTACCTCTGCTGCAAGGCGGCGCTGCCGTACATGCGGGCCCAGGGCAAGGGGTCGATCATCAACACCGCGTCGTTCGTGGCGGTGCTGGGCTCGGCGACGTCGCAGATCAGCTACACGGCGTCCAAGGGCGGCGTCCTCGCCATGTCCCGGGAGCTGGGGGTGCAGTTCGCGCGGGACGGGATCCGGGTGAACGCGCTGTGCCCCGGGCCCGTCAACACACCGCTCCTCAAGGAGCTGTTCGCCAAGGATCCGGAGCGGGCCGCGCGGCGCCTGGTGCATGTGCCGGTGGGCCGGTTCGCGGAGGCGGAGGAGATCGCGGCGGCCGTGGCGTTCCTGGCGAGTGACGACGCGTCGTTTGTGAACGCGGCGGAATTCCTGGTGGACGGGGGTATTTCCGGGGCGTATGTGACCCCCCTGTAA
- a CDS encoding gamma-glutamyl-gamma-aminobutyrate hydrolase family protein, translating to MTRQQSRTGPPASPTPRTHQPLIGVTTYSTRARWGVAWDQHAALLPSTYPEYVRRAGGLAVMLPPDAPDVAPALVARLDGLVLAGGEDVDPALYGEEPHPRTGRPVPERDLWELALLDAALRSGTPVLGICRGMQLMNVHAGGTLNQHLPETVGHKGHNPRVGTFSDHLVETVPGTLTARLMPVPFDVATHHHQGVARLGHGLVASAHAEDGTIEALELPSPEGRFAVGVQWHPEVRDDLRLVRGLVAAAAEPPPGAAGRASGRHRAP from the coding sequence GTGACACGCCAGCAGAGCCGGACCGGCCCCCCGGCCTCCCCGACCCCCCGGACGCACCAGCCGCTGATCGGGGTCACCACCTACTCCACCCGCGCCCGCTGGGGCGTCGCCTGGGACCAGCACGCGGCGCTGCTGCCGAGCACGTACCCGGAGTACGTCCGGCGGGCGGGCGGCCTGGCCGTCATGCTGCCGCCCGACGCCCCGGACGTCGCCCCCGCGCTCGTCGCACGCCTCGACGGCCTGGTCCTCGCGGGCGGCGAGGACGTGGACCCCGCCCTCTACGGCGAGGAGCCGCACCCGCGCACCGGCCGCCCGGTCCCGGAGCGCGACCTGTGGGAACTGGCCCTGCTGGACGCGGCGTTGCGGAGCGGCACCCCGGTGCTGGGCATCTGCCGGGGCATGCAGCTGATGAACGTCCACGCCGGGGGCACCCTCAATCAGCACCTCCCGGAGACCGTGGGCCACAAGGGCCACAACCCTCGCGTCGGCACCTTCTCCGACCACCTCGTGGAGACGGTCCCCGGCACCCTGACGGCCCGTCTGATGCCCGTCCCGTTCGACGTCGCCACCCACCACCACCAGGGCGTCGCCCGGCTCGGCCACGGCCTCGTCGCCTCGGCCCACGCGGAGGACGGCACCATCGAGGCCCTGGAACTCCCGTCCCCCGAGGGCCGTTTCGCCGTCGGCGTGCAGTGGCACCCGGAGGTCCGCGACGACCTGCGCCTGGTCCGCGGGCTGGTCGCGGCGGCCGCGGAGCCGCCACCGGGCGCCGCCGGGCGCGCGTCCGGCCGCCACCGGGCCCCGTAG
- a CDS encoding FadR/GntR family transcriptional regulator: MNGSAADRLSSVLRPVHAGNGFEEALERILRIIRLGLVADGERLPSERELAERLRISRVTLREVLRVLHEQGLVESRRGRYGGTFVHALPAPAPTADAAELRARVAGVDVEDTLRFREVLELGAAELCAARPLPPEAADRLRAALTATRDAAPDDYRRHDTLFHLTLAELSGSPSLAAHYSAVRATVNQLLDCIPLLVRNLEHSQRQHAALAEAVLRGDRDAARAAMREHCAGTAALLRGFLT, from the coding sequence ATGAACGGGAGCGCGGCCGACCGGCTGTCGTCGGTGCTGCGGCCGGTCCACGCGGGCAACGGCTTCGAGGAGGCCCTGGAGCGGATACTGCGGATCATACGGCTCGGCCTGGTGGCCGACGGCGAACGCCTGCCGTCCGAGCGGGAGTTGGCCGAGCGGCTGCGGATCAGCAGGGTGACGCTCCGCGAGGTGCTGCGGGTGCTGCACGAGCAGGGGCTGGTGGAGAGCCGGCGCGGCCGGTACGGCGGTACGTTCGTCCACGCGCTCCCGGCGCCGGCCCCGACAGCGGACGCGGCCGAACTGCGCGCCCGGGTCGCGGGCGTGGACGTCGAGGACACCCTGCGGTTCCGCGAGGTCCTGGAGCTCGGCGCGGCCGAACTGTGCGCCGCCCGGCCGCTCCCGCCGGAGGCGGCGGACCGGCTGCGCGCGGCCCTGACCGCCACCCGCGACGCCGCCCCGGACGACTACCGCCGCCACGACACGCTCTTCCACCTCACCCTGGCCGAGCTGTCGGGCTCGCCGTCGCTGGCCGCGCACTACTCGGCGGTGCGGGCGACCGTCAACCAACTCCTGGACTGCATCCCGCTGCTGGTCCGGAACCTGGAGCACTCGCAGCGCCAGCACGCGGCCCTCGCCGAGGCCGTGCTCCGGGGCGACCGGGACGCGGCGCGCGCGGCCATGCGCGAACACTGCGCGGGGACGGCGGCGCTGCTGCGGGGCTTCCTCACCTGA
- a CDS encoding aldehyde dehydrogenase family protein, which produces MLLEVLNPATEEVVATVPAATAEDVDAAVRRAADAQRGWAALAPGDRARLLRRFAGVVDAHLEELALLEVREAGHPVGSARWEAGNVRDLLDYSAGGVERLTGRQIPVAGGLDVTFHEPLGVVGVIVPWNFPMPVAAWGFAPALAAGNAVLLKPAETTPLTALRLAELAVEAGLPEGLLQALPGTGPVAGNALVEHPGVAKIVFTGSTGVGKRIMAKCADRVKRVTLELGGKSANIVFADADVERAAAAAPGSFLDNTGQDCCARSRILVQRGVYDRFMELLEPAVRSVVVGDPADPATGMGPLISAAHRERVRSYVPESAPAAIRGEAPVGKGFWYPATVLEGSADDRVAREEVFGPVAVVIPFEDEAEAVRIANATDYGLSGSIWTRDVSRALRMSRAVAAGNLSVNSHSSVRYWTPFGGFKQSGLGRELGPEAVAAFAEVKNVFVAVE; this is translated from the coding sequence GTGCTGCTGGAAGTTCTCAACCCCGCGACCGAGGAGGTCGTCGCCACCGTCCCCGCCGCCACGGCCGAGGACGTGGACGCCGCCGTCCGGCGGGCCGCCGACGCCCAGCGCGGCTGGGCCGCCCTCGCCCCCGGCGACCGCGCCCGGCTGCTCCGCCGCTTCGCCGGCGTCGTCGACGCGCACCTGGAGGAGCTCGCCCTGCTGGAGGTCCGCGAGGCCGGACACCCGGTGGGCAGCGCCCGCTGGGAGGCGGGCAACGTCCGCGACCTCCTCGACTACTCGGCCGGCGGCGTCGAACGGCTCACCGGCCGGCAGATCCCGGTGGCCGGCGGCCTGGACGTCACCTTCCACGAACCGCTCGGCGTCGTCGGCGTCATCGTCCCGTGGAACTTCCCCATGCCCGTCGCCGCCTGGGGCTTCGCCCCGGCCCTCGCCGCCGGCAACGCCGTCCTCCTCAAACCGGCCGAGACGACGCCGCTCACCGCGCTGCGCCTGGCGGAACTGGCAGTGGAAGCCGGGCTTCCGGAGGGCTTGCTCCAGGCGCTGCCCGGGACCGGCCCGGTCGCCGGGAACGCGCTCGTCGAGCACCCCGGCGTCGCCAAGATCGTCTTCACCGGGTCGACCGGCGTCGGCAAGCGGATCATGGCGAAGTGCGCCGATCGCGTGAAGCGGGTGACGCTGGAACTCGGCGGCAAGTCCGCCAACATCGTCTTCGCGGACGCGGACGTCGAACGCGCCGCCGCGGCCGCTCCCGGCTCGTTTCTCGACAACACGGGTCAGGACTGCTGCGCGCGGAGCCGGATCCTCGTTCAGCGGGGTGTGTACGACCGCTTCATGGAGCTGCTGGAACCGGCCGTCCGGTCCGTCGTCGTCGGCGACCCGGCCGATCCGGCGACGGGGATGGGGCCGCTCATCTCGGCGGCTCACCGGGAGCGGGTGCGCTCGTACGTCCCGGAGTCCGCGCCCGCGGCGATCCGGGGCGAGGCCCCGGTCGGGAAGGGGTTCTGGTATCCGGCCACCGTGCTGGAGGGTTCCGCCGACGACCGGGTCGCCCGCGAGGAGGTGTTCGGGCCCGTCGCCGTCGTCATCCCCTTCGAGGACGAGGCGGAGGCGGTACGGATCGCGAACGCGACGGACTACGGGCTGTCCGGGTCGATCTGGACGCGGGACGTCTCGCGGGCACTGCGGATGTCGCGGGCCGTCGCGGCCGGGAATCTGTCCGTGAACTCGCACAGTTCCGTGCGGTATTGGACGCCTTTCGGGGGGTTCAAGCAGTCGGGGCTGGGGCGGGAGCTGGGGCCGGAGGCGGTTGCCGCGTTCGCGGAGGTGAAGAACGTGTTTGTTGCTGTGGAGTGA
- a CDS encoding glutamine synthetase family protein has protein sequence MADRTPPLSVDELRRLVEAGEIDTVVLAFTDMQGRLQGKRFAARFFLDDVLENGTEGCNYLLAVDADMNTVDGYAMASWERGYGDFAMRPDLSTLRRTPWNPGTALVTADLAWHDGSPVLASPRQILRRQLGRLAERGWTAQVGTELEFMVFKDSYEEAWNGGYRGLTPVNQYNVDYSVLGTGRVEPLLRRIRNEMGAAGLTVESAKGECNLGQHEIAFRYDEALVTCDQHAVYKTGAKEIAAQEGMALTFMAKYDEREGNSCHIHLSLRDAAGRPVLADDDGPYGMSDTMRHFLAGQLAALREFTLLYAPNINSYKRFRPGSFAPTAVAWGPDNRTCALRVVGHGRSHRFENRLPGGDVNPYLAVAGLVAAGLHGVENELELPEVCTGNAYAGDARHVPATLREAAELWEGSALARAAFGDEVVEHYLTMARVEQEAYDTAVTDWERYRSFERM, from the coding sequence GTGGCAGACCGCACGCCCCCGCTCAGCGTCGACGAGCTCCGCAGGCTCGTCGAGGCCGGGGAGATCGACACCGTCGTCCTCGCCTTCACCGACATGCAGGGGCGGCTCCAGGGGAAACGGTTCGCCGCCCGCTTCTTCCTCGACGACGTGCTGGAGAACGGCACCGAGGGCTGCAACTACCTGCTGGCCGTGGACGCGGACATGAACACCGTCGACGGCTACGCCATGGCCTCCTGGGAGCGCGGCTACGGCGACTTCGCGATGCGCCCGGACCTGTCCACCCTGCGCCGCACCCCCTGGAACCCGGGCACCGCCCTGGTCACGGCCGACCTCGCCTGGCACGACGGCTCCCCGGTGCTCGCCTCGCCCCGGCAGATACTCCGCCGCCAGCTCGGCCGGCTCGCCGAGCGCGGCTGGACCGCCCAGGTGGGCACGGAGCTGGAGTTCATGGTCTTCAAGGACTCCTACGAGGAGGCGTGGAACGGCGGTTACCGGGGCCTCACCCCGGTCAACCAGTACAACGTCGACTACTCCGTCCTCGGCACCGGCCGCGTCGAACCCCTGCTGCGTCGCATCCGCAACGAGATGGGCGCCGCCGGACTCACCGTCGAGTCCGCCAAGGGCGAGTGCAACCTCGGCCAGCACGAGATCGCGTTCCGCTACGACGAGGCCCTCGTCACCTGCGACCAGCACGCCGTCTATAAAACCGGCGCCAAGGAGATAGCCGCCCAGGAGGGCATGGCGCTCACCTTCATGGCCAAGTACGACGAGCGCGAGGGCAACTCCTGCCACATCCACCTCTCGTTGCGGGACGCGGCCGGGCGGCCGGTGCTCGCCGACGACGACGGCCCGTACGGCATGTCGGACACCATGCGGCACTTCCTCGCCGGACAGCTCGCCGCGCTGCGGGAGTTCACCCTCCTCTACGCGCCCAACATCAACTCGTACAAGCGGTTCCGCCCCGGCTCCTTCGCACCGACCGCCGTCGCCTGGGGCCCGGACAACCGCACCTGCGCCCTGCGCGTCGTCGGCCACGGCCGCTCGCACCGCTTCGAGAACCGCCTCCCCGGCGGCGACGTCAACCCCTACCTCGCCGTCGCCGGCCTGGTCGCGGCCGGCCTGCACGGGGTGGAGAACGAGCTGGAGCTCCCCGAGGTGTGCACCGGCAACGCCTACGCCGGTGACGCCCGGCACGTCCCCGCGACACTCCGCGAGGCGGCGGAGCTGTGGGAGGGCAGCGCACTGGCCCGGGCCGCGTTCGGGGACGAGGTGGTCGAGCACTACCTGACCATGGCCCGGGTCGAGCAGGAGGCGTACGACACCGCCGTGACGGACTGGGAGCGCTACCGCTCCTTCGAGCGCATGTGA
- a CDS encoding SseB family protein, giving the protein MALKNIPDPGFSDDDGSADPVLAEALAAWAADRAAEGRVLAALKDARLLVPVVAVLGEVETGPDGLKREKTSDMAVPTLQAPDGRRALPAFTSMETLHRWRADARPVAVPLHQALQAAAHEKADTIVVDMAGPVTYPLTGRALLALAEGRTSTDPLADPAVADALRGLLAAEDGVLKAHLVPSGDADGTLALALADGAAPADVARRIAGALAGDEVLRARLVRGLDLALLPVGAQVPGEPLFSR; this is encoded by the coding sequence GTGGCCCTCAAGAACATCCCGGACCCCGGTTTCTCCGACGACGACGGCTCCGCCGACCCCGTACTCGCCGAGGCGCTCGCCGCCTGGGCCGCCGATCGGGCGGCGGAGGGGCGGGTGCTGGCCGCGCTCAAGGACGCGCGGCTGCTGGTGCCGGTGGTGGCCGTGCTGGGGGAGGTGGAGACGGGACCGGACGGGCTGAAGCGGGAGAAGACCAGCGACATGGCCGTGCCCACCCTCCAGGCGCCGGACGGGCGGCGGGCGCTGCCCGCGTTCACGTCGATGGAGACGCTCCACCGCTGGCGCGCCGACGCGCGGCCCGTGGCCGTCCCCCTGCACCAGGCGCTCCAGGCGGCGGCGCACGAGAAGGCCGACACGATCGTCGTGGACATGGCGGGCCCCGTCACCTATCCCCTCACCGGGCGGGCGCTGCTCGCTCTCGCCGAGGGGCGGACCAGTACCGACCCGCTCGCCGACCCCGCCGTCGCCGACGCCCTGCGCGGGCTGCTGGCCGCCGAGGACGGCGTCCTCAAGGCGCACCTCGTCCCCTCCGGCGACGCGGACGGGACGCTCGCGCTGGCGCTGGCCGACGGGGCCGCGCCCGCCGACGTGGCCCGGCGCATCGCCGGGGCCCTGGCCGGCGACGAGGTGCTGCGCGCCCGGCTGGTCCGCGGTCTGGACCTGGCGCTGCTGCCGGTGGGGGCCCAGGTGCCCGGGGAGCCGCTGTTCAGCCGCTGA
- a CDS encoding HAD family hydrolase gives MRTKYAIAAGFLVTATLATSAPTAGAAPAAHGARTAAHCPQLDKNITWFGTNRAKLQRMIDERGTCSGRTGARPVAAFDWDNTVVKNDITDATLAWSLQHDKILRPKSWKDTSKWLTPAADRALTAACGTSVPAGKPLPTSKNVRCADEIFEIREKSKTMAGEPAFAGDWNHRRTVPAYAWIPQLFSGHTPAALSSFARKARAEQLAAPVGSKQTVGTHTIAGYVRYYDQQKDLIRTLKAAGFDVYIVSASSEPIAEAWSGGVGLDRAHTIGIRSIVKNGRLTAGIKGCGDVKDGMGEALPYMDGKRCMINEHIFGIKGAKAWKQQDFRHRIALGAGDADTDVTFVGDATGAHLAINRNKAELMCRAYDNEDGRWVANPMFIDPMPRKTGTYPCATAGYTRPDGTLAPVRRTDGTVIPDQTDTAAL, from the coding sequence ATGCGCACGAAGTACGCCATCGCCGCCGGCTTCCTGGTCACCGCAACCCTCGCCACCTCGGCACCGACAGCGGGCGCGGCCCCGGCGGCGCACGGCGCCCGGACCGCGGCCCACTGTCCCCAGCTGGACAAGAACATCACCTGGTTCGGCACCAACCGCGCCAAGCTCCAGCGCATGATCGACGAGCGCGGCACCTGCTCGGGCCGGACCGGCGCCCGTCCCGTCGCCGCGTTCGACTGGGACAACACCGTCGTCAAGAACGACATCACCGACGCCACCCTCGCCTGGTCGCTGCAGCACGACAAGATCCTCCGGCCGAAGAGCTGGAAGGACACCAGCAAGTGGCTGACCCCGGCCGCCGACCGGGCCCTCACCGCCGCCTGCGGCACCTCCGTGCCGGCCGGCAAGCCGCTGCCGACCTCGAAGAACGTCCGTTGCGCGGACGAGATATTCGAGATCCGCGAGAAGTCGAAGACGATGGCCGGCGAGCCGGCGTTCGCGGGCGACTGGAACCACCGCCGTACCGTCCCCGCGTACGCCTGGATCCCGCAGCTCTTCTCCGGCCACACCCCGGCCGCGCTCTCCTCCTTCGCCCGCAAGGCCCGCGCCGAACAGCTCGCCGCGCCCGTGGGCAGCAAGCAGACGGTCGGCACCCACACCATCGCCGGCTACGTCCGCTACTACGACCAGCAGAAGGACCTGATCCGCACGCTCAAGGCGGCCGGCTTCGACGTCTACATCGTCTCCGCCTCCTCCGAGCCCATCGCCGAGGCCTGGTCCGGCGGCGTCGGCCTGGACCGCGCCCACACCATCGGCATCCGCAGCATCGTCAAGAACGGCCGTCTCACCGCGGGCATCAAGGGCTGCGGCGACGTCAAGGACGGCATGGGCGAGGCCCTGCCGTACATGGACGGCAAGCGCTGCATGATCAACGAGCACATCTTCGGCATCAAGGGTGCCAAGGCCTGGAAGCAGCAGGACTTCCGGCACCGCATCGCCCTCGGCGCCGGCGACGCCGACACGGACGTCACCTTCGTCGGCGACGCCACCGGCGCCCACCTGGCCATCAACCGCAACAAGGCCGAGCTGATGTGCCGGGCGTACGACAACGAGGACGGCCGCTGGGTCGCCAACCCGATGTTCATCGACCCGATGCCGCGCAAGACCGGCACCTACCCCTGCGCCACGGCCGGCTACACCCGCCCCGACGGCACCCTCGCCCCCGTCCGCCGCACGGACGGCACGGTGATCCCGGACCAGACGGACACCGCGGCCCTCTGA
- a CDS encoding amino acid deaminase/aldolase yields MTPAFAHATGSFADRARYDWATAHLDAPLAVVDLRAFDANAADLARRARGKPIRVATKSVRCRALLERVLERDGFAGVMSHTLAESLWLARSGVDDVLLAYPSADRAGFAELTSDARLARAVTVTVDDPAQLALIDAARAGREEIRVCLELDTSLRLLAGRVRVGALRSPLHDPARLAALARAVVRRPGFRLVGLMAYEAQVAGVGDAVAGRPLRSRAVRLLQAVSRRELAVRRAEAVRAVRAVADLEFVNGGGTGSVHHTAAEAAVTEVAAGSGLYQPRLFDHYTGFTGRPAALFALPVVRRPGPGAVTVLGGGLPASGPAGRDRLPVPHLPAGLRLTRQEGAGEVQTPLLGAPADDLPVGGKVWFRHAKAGELCERFAGLHLIDGDRVVGTVPTYRGEGKTFL; encoded by the coding sequence ATGACGCCCGCCTTCGCCCACGCCACCGGCTCCTTCGCCGACCGGGCCCGCTACGACTGGGCCACCGCGCACCTCGACGCGCCGCTCGCCGTCGTCGACCTGCGGGCGTTCGACGCCAACGCGGCGGATCTGGCGCGCCGGGCGCGGGGCAAGCCGATCCGGGTGGCCACCAAGTCGGTGCGCTGCCGGGCCCTGTTGGAGCGGGTGCTGGAGCGCGACGGCTTCGCGGGGGTGATGAGCCATACGCTCGCCGAGTCGCTGTGGCTGGCCCGTTCGGGCGTGGACGACGTGCTGCTCGCCTACCCGTCCGCGGACCGGGCCGGGTTCGCGGAGCTGACGTCCGACGCCCGGCTGGCCCGCGCGGTCACGGTCACGGTGGACGACCCGGCGCAGCTGGCGCTGATCGACGCGGCGCGGGCGGGCCGCGAGGAGATACGGGTGTGCCTCGAACTGGACACCTCCCTCCGCCTGTTGGCCGGCCGGGTCCGGGTGGGTGCCCTGCGCTCGCCGCTGCACGACCCGGCCCGGCTGGCCGCGCTGGCCCGTGCCGTCGTCCGCCGCCCCGGCTTCCGGCTGGTGGGCCTGATGGCGTACGAGGCGCAGGTGGCGGGGGTGGGGGACGCGGTGGCGGGCCGGCCGCTGCGCTCCCGGGCGGTCCGGCTGCTCCAGGCGGTCTCCCGGCGGGAGCTGGCGGTACGCCGGGCGGAGGCCGTGCGGGCGGTCCGGGCCGTCGCGGACCTGGAGTTCGTCAACGGCGGCGGGACGGGCAGTGTCCACCACACGGCGGCCGAGGCGGCGGTGACGGAGGTGGCGGCGGGTTCGGGGCTGTACCAGCCGCGGCTGTTCGACCACTACACCGGTTTCACGGGCCGCCCGGCGGCTCTGTTCGCCCTGCCGGTGGTCCGCCGGCCGGGCCCCGGCGCCGTCACCGTCCTGGGCGGCGGCCTCCCGGCCTCCGGCCCGGCCGGCCGCGACCGGCTGCCCGTCCCCCACCTCCCGGCGGGCCTGCGCCTGACCCGCCAGGAGGGCGCCGGCGAGGTGCAGACCCCGTTGCTCGGCGCCCCCGCGGACGACCTGCCCGTCGGCGGCAAGGTGTGGTTCCGCCACGCCAAGGCCGGCGAACTCTGCGAACGCTTCGCCGGCCTGCACCTGATCGACGGGGACCGGGTGGTGGGCACGGTGCCGACGTACCGGGGCGAGGGCAAGACGTTCCTGTAA